The following is a genomic window from Episyrphus balteatus chromosome 1, idEpiBalt1.1, whole genome shotgun sequence.
tcaaatcactccacttgtcaaattcttcgtgaacaaattccaaaaaaaaggagtgattcactcccataattttggaaaacgacatgaGAAGTACctataagatttttattttaaggtcaAGTGATAACGAATTTATTGAACGCGGTACCTTGTTGCGTTCAATAACGAAATCTGAATATAGATTGTGATAATGAATCAGACGCGTTCCACAAaacaagttcttttttttttttgaagatataaattctaagttctcgagtttttttaaagctatttcaAGATCGGTTGTACAAACGAGGATCAATTTTGCATCacgttttaaaattattttgacattttaacATACGATCGTTATCGTATGCCGTAACTCGACTAGAACCCAAATGATataaaggcccaactataatcgACATATAAGCTAACTTATGCGCGCATAAGCAAACGTGGAAAAACATACACACGCTCTATTGAATAGCAATTATGGAGTCTAGATACGTTTCGTTAATATTTTCTCAGTTTCGTTGACTTTAGCAAACATAAGCGAGAGCGATCTCAGTTGCTCGGCGTATAAGTGAATCTAGCATGTATGTTCAAATACACACGAAAAACAAACAGAGACAGTGTGCATgtgaattatttcaaaataaatgagcCTTTATGTGTAGATTGAGAACAAAATATTATTCTGTGGTTCATCATCTGTGGTGTTGATTGGTGGTTGATGGCTCTGTTCACTTAAGTCAATTATAGCTATGCCCGCTAATTTTGCAAACACAACCACATTTTCgttagatttttgacattcgGTTATGTTTGCTTATGCTTATAGTTGGgccttatgtcgaattcctttcaattgaaaaatcgaattttcggcgatctcgaagcgaattttttctgaaaatcatgttccatagaaaaaaaaattcgcctcaaggcttggccacaccggagggtatgcggtatagcggtaacgatatttgtactaaaaaaattccacacctgaatgttgatgtgtcagtttggaatttttttcatacaagtaccctcaccgctacccgtaccgctaccgcataccctccagtgtggccaagccttcaaacgaagcagaattcgaattttttttaatccctcttttttgagagatttacacggatttgcacacacacttggaacatttgacatttctcaaacgtcaagctgaaagttttcttcgtgttgtttgtttatttgagaacaccaacttcaaataaagagtaaattttaattgaatatcgtatttttattgcggaaaaatatgaaataaataaaaaaaaaacaatgtgtgatcaaaatatatttttcctggcatttagttcttgtgaaaaagtcaaattactgtgacttttcttctcgtaattgtcgtcagaaaactttttctctgtaaaaccacagcatacggccaaaataataatttgctacttcatcttcactcagaccttagtaataactgcaatttccctttgattctgattaaaataaatttatattaccgaagaaaataaacaaaattattgatcaaaggaatctcagaaattgttttggtttcagcttgacgttccactgtgggctagaacgctattttaagcctggtacgctgctcgcgctaaattttagccgagataaaattcccatacaagttatcgataatttgtatgggatccattttagctcagataaaatttttcgataatttgtatgggagctaaaatttagcgcgagcagcgtaccaggctttagcaggaattaattaaaaagtcaaCTTCTTCAAATATTGCTCATTTTAGTCttattcgatagataaatggacTAGCTATAattgttcattcaaaattaaGGTCAAAGCATTCATTGGATACATAAAAACACAATCGAAAagcaaattttggaaaaaaaaaaacaaaaaagtccactttttcctctatccagatattcgtttactgagtttgttttaacggatcgattgtgaaaattttgctAGTTTATCAATTAGTGATATATCCTAATATAGTATTTgctattaaattgtaattttattgaacttttgtttataaattttatgttatgttatgttactAGCACCGATTTCATATAAAACGAATGttcctaagctttaaaaaaaaggcacgcgtaggcacactctagaaataattttaaaaagtagctagcctatatggcattatgttttttataaaactatgtcctacaagcacaaacttttttcgctgtaactctgaaagtatagtgagaaaaatgttcaaaaaaaccacttaaacgtgttgaatgttttcaaataacggttttttttatttgcattaacattttaccttccctatttagtaaaaacaacttttgtaaGCGTTCAATGACACCATTTTCGAGTTTGATGcgttcaaacttcaaaaaactcatttttttgttttttataccaataataTCTGTTGTAAATTGGAAAACCTTATTTAACATaatatttggtttatttttgttgttggtctCATCTTTAGTGTCTGTTGtaccataaaattatcattattatatcaTTCGACATCATCTTAATGGCTTTAACTGCAACTTTAGATTATTTCGagaatttctataattaattccagctaaaaaagggttctagcccacagtgcgttcgtgtaaaaattgttgtcaaatgacacacacacaatcgcaaaaagaattcggtctgttttcatgttcctttttaacaccaaaaattcgatttttttgaggcgattcaaaaattgaaaggaattcgacattaattTGTCATCTCCCTCAGGTCGAGGGACACGTCCATTTCATTATTTTCGTCGAAGCCGGGAACGCACTTCTGCACATGGTGGATGATAGAATGACATGTGTCATTCTCCAACTGtcataacaaaacaaatttcttcacattttttttttcgtcgaaTGGAAGttgtttttagttaaaattattttattaaaaatgtctaCAAAACCAGAACAAACAAAATCATGGAAGAAAATAAACGAAGAACGCaaagcaataaaaaaacaacgtaaacaAGAAAACATTCTCAAACAACTCGAAAAGGCAAACAAACTTGAAGAATTGGCCAAATCAGCTCAATTACAAAAGGCAACCGAAACGAAGAAACCCCTATCAACTGTGAGTATTGCTGTTCCCGGGTCAATTCTTGAAAACGCTCAATCCTCTGAACTACGTACATACGTTGCTGGACAAATTGCTCGCGCTGCTTGCATATTCCGTGTTAACGAAGTCATTGTCTTTGACGATATTGGCATTGCCACAGCCAAAGAAACCAAAAAGACAACTGGCGACGATGGACAAGATCAGACGGTGAGAGGTAGTTCCCTGCAATTGGCACGTATCTTGCAGTATTTAGAGTGTCCGCAATATCTGCGGAAGTTTCTATTTCCTTTGCATAAGGATCTTAAGTATTCAGGGCTTTTGAATCCATTGGATGCACCACATCACATGCGAATGCAAAATGTATTCCTTTATCGTGAGGGTGTTGTATCTGATAAGAAAGCAAAAGAAGGACATTGTTATGTTAATGTTGGCCTGTTGGCCGATGTGATGGTGAATAAGGCAATTTCTCCAGGTGTTCGGGTAACAGTCCGAATGGATTCCTTAAATGGTAAACAGAATCTTTAGTTAGattaactaaagcaaattattagggaacccagccgaacagctctgattttgatgatcttttttttcaaacgtcgcacagtgtggtattattttggtctaaaacctggccaaaaatatttgtacacaTTTTTTACATCAAATATATACCAAATGACTTTCTTGGTAGGTACAGTAaaacccacttaagtgcttTCCTCCCGATTagccgtgaaaaaaaaaatataaaaaatcaaaaaatgcgcGTACAGTCCTGTGCTATAACTAGTAGTTTATTcattattttggtttttaactaaagttgtttcattaagggccaatttttcaatagtcagttaaacaaattaaaagaaaaaaacaatttttcaacaggcttattcctaaaaataaaactatctgcttctttcagagacgaataaaaattattgtaaggaataatctcaacaaaaatattgtgtcagttgtcaaagctgttttgaaagaattttgataaaaatacagtggaacacaagaaaacaaaaacaaccatgaataaaaatgacgtttaattttaaatatttttgaatttgacaattttttttttgttattctgtagaataaattattcttgattgaaaaattcaatgtttttatctgattgtttatgagcctaataactttattcgtcgaacaggtaactgactgtttattagaagattgaaaaattggcgaTTTTCCAATCttctaagagccaatttttctcATTTGTACCTGtaaaaggagatggcacatttttctatggagcttgggcccagtgtgttcactaacgaaattggtatcaaatgaaaggtgacggtaagcacattacgtgggtaaaatattttcaaattcgttagtggggttttggagatatttgagtttgaagtttcggatttcacaatcaagatttcagctaatttttcgaacaattaatcgtagaatgcgtaataatgggtgtacagaaataatattggtatcaaatgaaaggtatttctgttttctataaatctgtatcaaaagtttttttctttgttaaaaaaaaataatacatattaggtatttacttctcaaaaggtgatttttttaagcgagacatttggcacatcgaaatatcaaaatattcagtggtgacatgcactttttttttgtaatttttcgatagcttaatgtgttacctttaattctatatataaaatagttctataaaacatacaaaaaccttataataagcaaaatacacaaaaacgcgctgaaatatgcctattaaataataagaatagaaactataggttcattcaatggggaaaaatctggaaaaagctatgacgtcagctaagtttgaatgcagtattgaagaggggtttatcccaagtacaaatctcagattgcgtattgtttggtcttgtggggcgaccgccattttgaaaaacgcatttgtctcaatatctcgagaac
Proteins encoded in this region:
- the LOC129906822 gene encoding putative methyltransferase C9orf114, encoding MSTKPEQTKSWKKINEERKAIKKQRKQENILKQLEKANKLEELAKSAQLQKATETKKPLSTVSIAVPGSILENAQSSELRTYVAGQIARAACIFRVNEVIVFDDIGIATAKETKKTTGDDGQDQTVRGSSLQLARILQYLECPQYLRKFLFPLHKDLKYSGLLNPLDAPHHMRMQNVFLYREGVVSDKKAKEGHCYVNVGLLADVMVNKAISPGVRVTVRMDSLNEIKAKKMKATVVSPDEPRRETGIYWGYTVRVAHSFSEIFTKSPYKEGYDLTLGTSDRGTSVVEVQQKSLHYNHLLIVFGGLKGLEAAVANDDKLNVEPKLLFDHYLNVLPSQGSRTIRTEEAILIAMAALYEKFDPEVPDIKRDFEEFIPQSEETSMQQQVSGVPSGDVDLSRFD